A window of Streptomyces armeniacus contains these coding sequences:
- a CDS encoding DUF1648 domain-containing protein, with the protein MKAEVRRSVPRFPWEWLIPSIVLLAGMAVWGAVVYPELPDEVPRHIGTGGVDAWTPKSFGAAFMIVFVYAGLTVVDAACAAAIVRTVPENELPSGGERWAAALPRAGNRPYSAASALRLARALLVMNALLGVLFLTFCAVLWRTERTASVPGWTMAVDLVLVVVAVAPVFAAALRDRRERRAAA; encoded by the coding sequence ATGAAGGCCGAGGTGCGGAGGTCCGTGCCGCGCTTTCCGTGGGAGTGGCTGATACCCAGCATCGTGTTGCTGGCGGGCATGGCCGTGTGGGGCGCGGTGGTCTATCCGGAGCTGCCGGACGAGGTGCCCCGGCACATCGGGACCGGCGGTGTCGACGCGTGGACCCCGAAGTCGTTCGGCGCCGCGTTCATGATCGTGTTCGTCTACGCCGGGCTGACGGTGGTGGACGCGGCATGCGCGGCCGCGATCGTACGCACCGTGCCGGAGAACGAGCTGCCCTCGGGCGGCGAGCGCTGGGCCGCCGCCCTGCCGCGAGCCGGGAACCGCCCGTACAGTGCCGCCTCCGCGCTGCGGCTGGCCCGCGCCCTGCTGGTGATGAACGCGCTGCTGGGCGTGCTGTTCCTGACCTTCTGCGCTGTGTTGTGGCGCACGGAGCGGACCGCGAGCGTGCCCGGCTGGACGATGGCGGTGGATCTCGTACTCGTGGTGGTCGCGGTGGCGCCTGTGTTCGCCGCCGCCCTCCGCGACCGGAGGGAGCGTCGGGCGGCGGCCTGA
- a CDS encoding DUF5819 family protein — MTGKETVRKAIAGAVPVVLAGWFVATVVSQHPGGGHNRIRRLDKTGSGMLIPNWRFFAPNPAVEDRHFLYRLASEDMTRHTEWREVQPIAQRRLAHAFWFPDRRSEKAIVDAAGVLLSDAKQMDPATRDSRRPVHRLISRFVQAKITPDPEYPLFQIMLVRYAGYDHGEQPKYDLVFEYQRVGSV; from the coding sequence ATGACTGGCAAGGAAACCGTCCGGAAGGCGATAGCCGGGGCGGTCCCGGTGGTGTTGGCGGGCTGGTTCGTGGCGACCGTGGTGTCCCAGCATCCGGGTGGCGGCCACAACAGAATCCGTCGCCTCGACAAGACCGGCTCCGGCATGCTGATTCCCAACTGGCGCTTCTTCGCTCCGAACCCTGCCGTGGAGGACCGGCATTTTCTCTACCGTCTGGCCAGCGAGGACATGACCAGACACACGGAGTGGCGAGAGGTCCAGCCGATCGCTCAGCGCAGGCTGGCACATGCCTTCTGGTTCCCGGACCGCCGATCGGAAAAGGCCATCGTCGACGCGGCCGGCGTACTGCTGTCGGATGCGAAGCAGATGGACCCGGCGACCCGCGATTCCCGGCGGCCGGTACACCGGCTCATCTCCAGGTTCGTGCAAGCGAAGATCACACCCGATCCGGAGTACCCGCTGTTCCAGATCATGCTGGTCCGCTACGCGGGTTACGACCACGGCGAGCAGCCGAAGTACGACCTGGTCTTCGAGTACCAGCGGGTGGGGTCGGTCTGA
- a CDS encoding alpha/beta fold hydrolase → MYASLRSLAFTPAGFEEHRLVCGTGNILTCYKRVGLPDGPTLVLDAGLMSTSVSWLLVVDRLDPAITVVVYDRAGYRKSQRRAYEPYCLAESVDDLREVVTHARAGAGPVFLAGHSLGGYFSYQVAGTSSRSGGSEAPAPAVDGIILVDPMHPRELMKSPRQREGSRSTHMTMKLGSVTAYLGGSLLSEEADLVFKLCVGNPYEKQLRREMAAGRTWRAGKREWEQSYALMLDGGRSLNRVPVPVSVIAAGETLRPEVGQRPLLDEYVTLGTGGGVTEIEGASHQSMLWSGEYAPRTAEALERIMNDSVKQPGGTGPDRAGTAKSETR, encoded by the coding sequence ATGTACGCGTCTCTCCGCTCGCTCGCCTTCACGCCCGCCGGCTTCGAGGAACACCGGCTCGTCTGCGGTACGGGCAACATCCTCACCTGCTACAAGCGCGTCGGACTGCCGGACGGGCCCACGCTGGTGCTTGACGCCGGCCTGATGAGCACGTCGGTGTCCTGGCTGCTGGTCGTCGACCGGCTGGACCCCGCGATCACCGTGGTCGTGTACGACCGTGCCGGCTACCGGAAGTCGCAACGCCGTGCCTACGAGCCGTACTGCCTCGCCGAGTCGGTCGACGATCTCCGCGAGGTGGTGACTCACGCGCGAGCCGGCGCCGGTCCGGTCTTCCTGGCCGGGCATTCGCTCGGCGGCTACTTCAGCTATCAGGTGGCCGGTACCAGCAGCCGGTCCGGCGGCAGCGAGGCTCCCGCGCCCGCTGTCGACGGGATCATTCTTGTCGACCCCATGCACCCCCGGGAACTGATGAAGTCCCCGCGCCAGCGCGAGGGTTCCCGGAGCACGCACATGACGATGAAGCTCGGCTCCGTCACGGCATATCTCGGGGGAAGTCTCCTGTCGGAGGAGGCGGACCTCGTCTTCAAACTCTGCGTCGGCAATCCGTACGAGAAGCAGTTGCGCAGGGAGATGGCCGCCGGCAGGACATGGCGGGCCGGCAAGCGCGAGTGGGAACAGTCCTACGCGTTGATGCTGGACGGTGGCCGGTCCTTGAACAGGGTGCCGGTCCCGGTCTCCGTGATCGCGGCGGGCGAGACGCTCAGGCCCGAAGTGGGCCAGCGCCCGCTGCTGGACGAATACGTCACGCTCGGCACCGGGGGCGGCGTCACGGAGATCGAGGGTGCGTCGCACCAGTCGATGCTGTGGTCGGGGGAGTACGCACCGCGCACCGCCGAGGCGTTGGAGCGGATTATGAACGACAGTGTCAAGCAGCCCGGCGGCACCGGCCCGGACCGTGCCGGGACGGCGAAGTCGGAGACGAGATGA
- a CDS encoding FadR/GntR family transcriptional regulator, which yields MWQPPIRREGVSEQVYVLLRDRILSGELSAGAALTAERDLAEEYGVNRHAIREAVKRLQQARLVAVSHGGRTLVQDWRETAGLDLVVELAQSGEGVAAPELAFDALEMRACIGADAARLCAGRCSSQTAEEVVAAAERYEQAGPDLAALGAADVAWWRLIVQGSGNLAYLLAFNSLVHGSLTAADMPMDLRAAELLDVEAHTRLAGFIADREPERAERQARDLLGRSVPSRTGEATRR from the coding sequence ATGTGGCAACCACCAATCCGCCGTGAGGGAGTCTCCGAGCAGGTCTACGTCCTGCTGCGCGACAGGATCCTGAGCGGTGAACTGAGCGCGGGCGCTGCCCTGACAGCCGAGCGAGACCTTGCCGAGGAGTACGGCGTGAACCGGCACGCCATACGGGAGGCGGTCAAGCGGCTTCAGCAGGCACGGCTCGTCGCGGTCAGCCACGGCGGCCGGACCCTGGTGCAGGACTGGCGGGAAACCGCCGGGCTCGACCTGGTCGTGGAACTCGCACAGTCCGGCGAGGGAGTCGCGGCGCCCGAACTCGCCTTTGACGCCCTGGAGATGAGGGCCTGCATCGGCGCCGACGCCGCCCGGCTCTGCGCCGGCCGCTGCTCCTCGCAGACCGCCGAAGAGGTGGTCGCCGCCGCCGAACGCTACGAGCAGGCGGGCCCGGACCTGGCCGCGCTGGGCGCCGCCGACGTCGCCTGGTGGCGACTGATCGTCCAGGGCTCCGGCAACCTCGCTTACCTGCTCGCGTTCAACAGCCTGGTGCACGGCTCCCTGACGGCCGCCGACATGCCGATGGATCTCCGTGCCGCCGAACTCCTCGACGTCGAGGCCCACACACGTCTCGCGGGGTTCATCGCGGACCGCGAGCCCGAACGGGCCGAACGTCAGGCGCGCGATCTCCTCGGACGCAGCGTGCCGTCCCGCACCGGAGAGGCAACGCGCCGGTGA